A window from bacterium encodes these proteins:
- the frr gene encoding ribosome recycling factor has product MPYNFSPFKLKVAEVNDWLIKEFASVRTGRATPSLLDGIEVLSYGSKASIREVASIAVEDAKTLRVVPWDASQVKEVEKAVTLADLGLSVAVDDKGLRVIFPDLTAERRQSLIKIARQKLEEAKISMRKERDRVWNDIQTKEKAGTLTEDEKFRFKDEMQKIVDDAQKKFDEMATRKETEISQ; this is encoded by the coding sequence ATGCCATATAATTTTTCTCCGTTCAAACTGAAAGTTGCCGAAGTAAACGATTGGCTTATCAAAGAATTTGCATCCGTCCGCACAGGCCGCGCGACCCCTTCTTTGCTTGACGGTATTGAAGTTCTCTCATATGGGTCCAAGGCTTCGATTCGGGAAGTCGCAAGTATCGCTGTTGAAGATGCAAAAACACTTCGTGTTGTTCCGTGGGACGCATCGCAGGTAAAGGAGGTGGAAAAGGCGGTTACTCTCGCCGACCTCGGTCTTTCGGTTGCCGTTGACGACAAAGGTCTCCGGGTAATTTTCCCCGATTTGACCGCCGAGCGCAGGCAGTCCCTCATTAAGATTGCGCGGCAGAAACTTGAAGAAGCAAAAATCTCCATGCGGAAAGAGCGCGACAGGGTGTGGAATGATATACAGACGAAAGAAAAAGCGGGAACACTCACCGAAGACGAAAAATTCCGTTTTAAAGACGAAATGCAGAAGATAGTCGATGACGCCCAGAAAAAGTTTGACGAAATGGCGACTCGTAAGGAAACCGAAATTTCTCAATAG
- the fmt gene encoding methionyl-tRNA formyltransferase, giving the protein MNKAPSIVFFGTSDFSVRVLSALKEKGILPSLVVTAPDKPVGRKQTVTPPPVKVWAQEHKISFLQPETLKGDFAEKLKGSGGASGWDLFIVASYGKIIPSSVLSLPRHHTLNIHPSLLPKFRGASPIETAIIEGEKTGVTIMEVDEQMDHGPVVSQKELVMEWPQNYQTASDALARLGGELLARVIPDWISGTVKGIIQNHDEATFTKKIVTEDGMVDLSENALKNWKKFLAYAKSPGAYFFTERNGKKIRVRITKAELKNGEFIIHRVTPEGKKEMEYSDFKRGEKKGEI; this is encoded by the coding sequence ATGAATAAGGCACCCTCTATCGTTTTTTTCGGCACATCTGATTTTTCGGTCCGTGTGCTTTCGGCGTTAAAAGAAAAGGGGATTCTCCCCTCTCTTGTCGTTACCGCTCCCGACAAACCTGTGGGCAGGAAACAAACCGTCACCCCGCCGCCGGTAAAAGTATGGGCACAAGAACATAAGATTTCCTTTCTTCAGCCGGAAACTCTTAAGGGAGATTTTGCAGAAAAACTGAAAGGGTCAGGAGGAGCTTCCGGTTGGGACCTTTTTATCGTTGCCTCGTACGGAAAAATTATTCCGTCGTCGGTGCTCTCTCTGCCCCGCCACCATACGCTTAATATACATCCCTCGCTTCTTCCAAAATTCCGCGGGGCATCCCCGATTGAAACAGCAATTATCGAAGGAGAGAAAACCGGGGTAACCATAATGGAAGTTGATGAACAAATGGACCACGGCCCTGTTGTTTCTCAGAAGGAACTTGTGATGGAATGGCCGCAGAATTACCAAACCGCATCGGACGCCCTCGCCCGTCTCGGTGGAGAACTCCTTGCGCGGGTTATTCCCGATTGGATTTCGGGAACCGTAAAAGGAATCATCCAAAATCATGACGAGGCGACATTTACAAAAAAAATTGTTACGGAGGACGGAATGGTAGACCTGTCTGAAAATGCGCTCAAAAACTGGAAGAAGTTTCTTGCTTATGCCAAATCCCCCGGTGCTTATTTTTTTACGGAACGGAACGGGAAAAAAATCCGCGTCAGGATTACAAAAGCGGAATTAAAAAATGGGGAGTTTATCATACACCGCGTTACTCCCGAAGGAAAAAAAGAAATGGAGTACTCCGACTTTAAACGGGGAGAAAAGAAAGGAGAGATTTAG
- a CDS encoding heavy metal translocating P-type ATPase, whose protein sequence is MNHHNHNNQNSESQTIYTCPMHPEIKQAKEGMCSECGMRLVPVSTKATTDKSEKNHDKHKGHKTESFLKKFWAVLVLTIPILLYSELFEKAFGFALPSFPLQDFSVAALGSVIFFYGGWVFIAGAYRELSARLPGMMTLIALAITAAYSFSIFEVLRGSEHTLFWELGTLIAVMLLGHWIEMKSVQSTQGALKELAKLLPDTAEVIRGGATKTIPLSELAVGDNVRVKPGAKIPADGKILEGKSELNEAIITGESKPVLKKEGDEVIAGALNGDGSLIIEVTKIGEHTFLAGVMRLVADAQASKSRLQILSDRAAFYLTVLAIAAGGLTFLLWIVAKAGVVFATERLVAVLVIACPHALGLAVPLVASISTTMAARNGLLVRQRIALEAARNIDIVLFDKTGTLTRGEFGVDAVVSAEGFSEEDVLRLAAAVNSQSEHPLAKAIGMEAQHRNVNLETVTDFKRLPGKGAQALVAGKLVLVGNDQLLSEEKIDLSEMHEATISSLAKEGKTVIHVVLDHKLLGSIALVDVVREESKEAVNSLKKLGVKVAMITGDSKDVASWVAGKLDLDQYFSEVLPHEKADKVRLLQARGMKVAMVGDGVNDAPALTAADIGIAIGAGTNVAVESAGIILVKNDPRDIVKIIRLSKITYDKMIQNLFWATGYNLIALPIAAGALASKGIILQPAFAAVFMSLSTVIVAVNALLMKNKESLLSR, encoded by the coding sequence ATGAATCACCACAACCATAACAATCAAAATAGCGAATCACAGACAATATATACCTGTCCGATGCATCCTGAGATCAAACAAGCAAAGGAAGGCATGTGTTCCGAATGCGGCATGCGCCTTGTTCCCGTCTCCACTAAAGCTACGACGGACAAGTCCGAAAAAAATCATGACAAACACAAAGGACACAAAACGGAATCTTTTCTCAAGAAATTCTGGGCTGTTCTTGTTCTGACTATTCCGATTCTTCTCTACTCCGAACTTTTTGAAAAAGCATTCGGATTCGCACTGCCGTCTTTTCCGTTGCAGGACTTTTCAGTTGCGGCTCTCGGTTCGGTAATTTTCTTTTACGGCGGATGGGTGTTTATTGCAGGGGCATATCGGGAACTTTCCGCCCGGTTGCCGGGAATGATGACGCTTATCGCTTTGGCAATAACCGCAGCCTACTCTTTCAGTATCTTTGAGGTGCTGCGGGGCTCTGAGCATACGTTATTCTGGGAACTGGGGACATTGATTGCCGTTATGCTGCTCGGACATTGGATTGAAATGAAATCGGTCCAAAGCACTCAGGGGGCCCTTAAAGAACTGGCAAAACTTCTTCCTGATACTGCCGAAGTAATCCGAGGGGGGGCAACCAAAACCATACCGCTTTCCGAACTTGCCGTCGGAGATAACGTTCGTGTCAAACCGGGAGCGAAAATCCCCGCTGACGGGAAAATCCTTGAAGGAAAATCGGAACTCAACGAGGCGATTATTACCGGGGAATCAAAACCTGTTTTAAAAAAAGAAGGCGACGAAGTGATTGCGGGAGCGTTAAATGGTGACGGAAGTCTTATTATTGAAGTCACAAAAATAGGGGAGCACACGTTTCTTGCCGGAGTGATGCGTCTGGTCGCGGATGCCCAAGCAAGCAAGTCGCGTTTGCAAATTCTTTCCGACAGAGCCGCGTTTTATCTTACCGTTCTTGCGATTGCCGCCGGAGGTCTTACATTCTTACTTTGGATTGTTGCGAAAGCGGGAGTCGTGTTTGCGACAGAACGTCTCGTGGCCGTGCTCGTTATTGCGTGTCCTCACGCCTTAGGTCTTGCCGTGCCCCTTGTCGCTTCCATATCGACAACGATGGCGGCACGGAACGGACTCCTGGTACGGCAACGAATCGCATTGGAAGCCGCACGCAACATAGACATTGTTCTTTTCGACAAAACGGGAACATTAACCCGCGGCGAATTTGGTGTTGACGCTGTTGTTTCTGCCGAAGGATTTTCGGAAGAAGACGTATTGCGTTTGGCCGCGGCCGTAAATAGTCAATCCGAACACCCGCTTGCAAAAGCAATAGGCATGGAGGCGCAGCATCGCAATGTAAATCTTGAGACGGTCACGGATTTCAAACGTCTTCCGGGGAAGGGCGCCCAGGCACTTGTCGCGGGGAAACTTGTTCTCGTGGGGAATGACCAACTTCTTTCCGAGGAAAAAATCGATTTGTCGGAAATGCATGAGGCGACGATTTCTTCTCTTGCAAAAGAGGGAAAAACGGTGATTCATGTCGTATTGGACCATAAACTTTTGGGCAGCATTGCTCTTGTTGATGTCGTAAGAGAGGAATCGAAAGAAGCGGTTAACAGCCTTAAAAAGCTTGGTGTAAAAGTCGCAATGATTACGGGAGATTCAAAAGATGTTGCCTCGTGGGTGGCGGGGAAGCTTGATCTGGACCAATATTTTTCCGAAGTGCTCCCCCATGAAAAAGCCGACAAAGTAAGGCTTTTGCAGGCCCGGGGCATGAAAGTGGCAATGGTGGGCGATGGTGTCAATGACGCACCCGCTTTGACTGCCGCCGATATTGGTATTGCCATAGGGGCGGGAACCAACGTTGCTGTCGAGTCGGCCGGAATCATTCTTGTAAAAAACGACCCTCGGGACATAGTCAAAATTATCCGTCTCTCAAAAATTACCTACGACAAGATGATTCAAAATCTTTTTTGGGCGACGGGATATAACCTTATCGCATTGCCAATTGCGGCGGGAGCGCTCGCATCCAAAGGAATCATTTTGCAACCTGCGTTTGCTGCAGTATTCATGTCCCTTTCTACGGTGATTGTTGCCGTAAACGCTCTTCTTATGAAAAATAAAGAATCTTTACTGTCCCGATAA
- the raiA gene encoding ribosome-associated translation inhibitor RaiA — protein MKTNIKTTDMVLDEKLQEYIDKKLAGVEKFIDPSDTSVMCDVEVARTTSHHRTGDVFKAEFHIHVAGKYLTAVSEKDNIYAALDEVKDEISHSLKAYKTKKDTLLRRGSAKIKNLLRHMPWN, from the coding sequence ATGAAAACAAACATCAAAACAACGGACATGGTGCTTGATGAAAAGCTTCAGGAATACATCGATAAAAAATTAGCGGGCGTGGAAAAATTTATTGACCCTTCTGATACCAGTGTTATGTGCGACGTTGAAGTGGCACGAACAACATCTCATCATCGTACCGGCGATGTTTTCAAAGCCGAATTTCACATTCACGTGGCGGGAAAATATCTTACCGCGGTTTCCGAAAAGGACAATATTTATGCCGCCCTTGACGAAGTCAAGGACGAAATAAGTCATTCACTCAAGGCGTACAAAACGAAAAAAGACACGCTTTTAAGAAGGGGAAGCGCAAAAATAAAAAACCTTTTAAGGCACATGCCGTGGAATTAA
- a CDS encoding cytochrome c biogenesis protein CcdA, whose protein sequence is MNKKFIILVISAALLLGTILFLKMTSFGSVMLWNISNEGTWLLPLVGIAALIDSINPCAFSILLLTIAFLINLGKVRGSILTIGAFYILGIYISYMLIGLGILQALHFFNTPHFMAKLGAFLLIGWGALNLINEFFPSFPIKLRIPTVSHKTMAFLMEKATLPTAFILGVFVALCEFPCTGGPYLMVLGLLHDSTTYITGLGYLFFYNLIFVLPLVIILILSSDKALIEKVREWKKGENTHMRIWGGVAMVILGIIIFML, encoded by the coding sequence ATGAATAAAAAATTTATCATTCTTGTAATTTCTGCCGCTCTGCTTTTGGGGACAATTCTGTTTCTCAAAATGACTTCTTTCGGTTCTGTCATGTTGTGGAACATAAGCAATGAGGGAACATGGCTCTTGCCGCTCGTGGGCATAGCCGCGCTCATTGACAGTATCAATCCATGTGCATTTTCCATTCTTCTTCTTACCATAGCCTTCCTGATAAATCTTGGAAAAGTGCGAGGTAGCATCCTTACTATCGGTGCATTCTATATTCTCGGAATTTACATCTCCTACATGCTTATCGGTCTTGGTATTCTTCAGGCGCTTCATTTCTTCAATACTCCGCACTTTATGGCGAAACTCGGTGCTTTCCTTCTTATAGGATGGGGAGCGCTGAATCTTATCAATGAATTTTTCCCGTCGTTTCCCATCAAGTTGCGCATACCGACTGTATCCCACAAAACAATGGCTTTCCTAATGGAGAAAGCAACTCTTCCCACCGCTTTCATTCTGGGAGTATTTGTCGCTTTGTGCGAATTTCCGTGCACAGGAGGTCCATACCTTATGGTTCTCGGACTTCTCCATGACTCAACAACATATATTACAGGTCTTGGATATCTCTTCTTCTACAACCTCATCTTTGTCCTTCCGCTCGTCATCATTCTTATTCTTTCAAGCGATAAAGCGCTTATAGAAAAAGTACGCGAGTGGAAAAAGGGAGAGAATACTCATATGCGAATATGGGGCGGGGTCGCGATGGTTATCTTAGGAATTATTATCTTTATGTTGTAA
- a CDS encoding rod shape-determining protein has product MGLFSRKLGIDLGTANTLVYVPGKGVVLNEPSVVAVSEEDNKILAVGTEAKEMIGKTPESIIAYRPMKDGVIADYRVTEAMLRYFISKVLGRWSFIKPEVLVSVPAGVTSTERRAVIEAAIKAGARNAYVVKEPILAAIGAGIPIHEAAGHMVVDVGGGTTDVAVISLGGIVASTSVKIAGDRIDHAIADYIKKAFNLAIGDRTAEEIKIKIGSALPLDEELTATIKGRDFVSGLPRSIEVKTNEVVKAINKELQEIVRAVKNVLQETPPELSSDIIDRGIIMTGGTSQLRNLPELVYRRTGVKAILAKDPFFCVAKGTGIALNHLDLYKKTIIAKR; this is encoded by the coding sequence ATGGGACTATTTTCTCGAAAACTCGGAATAGACCTCGGCACGGCGAACACGCTCGTGTATGTGCCGGGGAAGGGTGTTGTCCTAAATGAGCCCTCCGTGGTTGCCGTATCCGAAGAAGACAATAAAATTCTTGCCGTCGGAACGGAAGCGAAAGAAATGATAGGAAAAACTCCGGAAAGCATTATCGCTTACAGACCGATGAAAGACGGAGTAATTGCCGATTATCGTGTCACCGAAGCGATGCTGCGCTATTTTATCAGCAAGGTTCTCGGTAGGTGGAGTTTTATAAAGCCCGAGGTGTTGGTGTCTGTGCCCGCCGGGGTAACGTCAACGGAACGGCGCGCGGTTATTGAGGCCGCGATTAAAGCCGGCGCGCGGAACGCCTATGTTGTTAAAGAACCGATCCTTGCCGCGATAGGGGCGGGAATACCAATTCACGAAGCGGCGGGGCACATGGTGGTGGATGTCGGTGGCGGAACAACTGACGTCGCTGTCATTTCTTTGGGGGGCATCGTTGCGTCTACTTCCGTAAAAATTGCCGGGGATAGAATTGATCATGCCATTGCCGATTACATCAAAAAAGCCTTCAATCTTGCTATCGGTGACCGAACCGCGGAAGAAATAAAAATCAAAATCGGTTCCGCGCTTCCTCTTGATGAGGAACTGACGGCTACCATAAAAGGACGTGATTTCGTTTCAGGCCTTCCCCGTTCAATAGAAGTGAAAACAAACGAAGTGGTTAAGGCCATAAACAAGGAACTGCAAGAAATCGTTCGTGCCGTTAAAAATGTTTTGCAGGAAACTCCACCGGAGCTGTCCTCAGACATTATCGACAGAGGAATCATTATGACGGGCGGAACATCCCAACTGCGCAATCTTCCCGAACTTGTCTACCGCAGGACCGGGGTCAAGGCAATTCTCGCGAAAGACCCATTTTTCTGCGTTGCCAAAGGAACCGGAATCGCCCTTAACCATCTTGATTTGTATAAAAAAACAATTATAGCCAAGCGGTAA
- a CDS encoding DoxX family protein: MSKYQKISLFLLRVGLGWMYFYAGITKVLNPAWSAEGYLKGAKAFTGLYQIFLQPSILPVINFVNEWGLTLLGVSLILGIFVRMSATLGIILMLLYYIPLGFPHPSATAYIVDQHIVFMLGLFILAAFHSGRVMGLEGIFKKLSSLKKNSD; this comes from the coding sequence ATGTCAAAGTATCAAAAAATCTCTCTTTTTCTTCTCCGAGTCGGTCTCGGGTGGATGTATTTTTACGCAGGGATAACAAAAGTGCTTAATCCCGCATGGTCTGCGGAAGGGTATCTCAAAGGAGCCAAAGCATTTACGGGTTTGTACCAGATATTTTTACAACCGAGCATTCTTCCCGTCATCAATTTTGTTAACGAATGGGGGCTCACGCTTCTTGGGGTGTCCTTGATTCTCGGGATTTTCGTACGCATGAGCGCAACGCTTGGAATCATTCTCATGCTTCTATACTATATCCCGCTCGGTTTTCCTCACCCAAGCGCCACAGCCTATATCGTTGACCAGCATATTGTCTTTATGCTCGGTCTATTTATTCTTGCCGCTTTTCATTCAGGAAGAGTAATGGGTCTTGAGGGTATTTTCAAAAAACTGTCCTCTTTAAAGAAAAATTCTGATTAA
- the def gene encoding peptide deformylase, protein MVKIVQKEDPVLRHMANEVPVEEIKSAKIKTVLKNMKEALYSQDDGIAIAAPQIGQSLRIFMVSGKVLATLEGKEDGHEEDLTFINPRIMRISKESKETDEGCLSVRYLYGKVKRAVKASVTAYDEDGVEFKRDGHGLLAQVFQHEIDHLNGILFTDKAKDIEEVLPEHPTITPSHE, encoded by the coding sequence ATGGTAAAAATAGTCCAAAAGGAAGACCCCGTTCTGCGTCACATGGCCAATGAGGTGCCTGTTGAGGAAATCAAAAGCGCGAAAATTAAAACCGTGCTTAAAAACATGAAAGAGGCGCTGTATTCTCAGGATGACGGAATTGCAATTGCCGCACCACAGATAGGACAGTCATTGCGTATTTTTATGGTATCGGGAAAAGTGCTCGCTACGCTTGAAGGAAAAGAGGACGGGCATGAAGAAGACCTTACGTTCATCAATCCACGCATTATGCGAATCTCAAAAGAAAGTAAAGAAACGGATGAAGGATGTTTGAGCGTGCGATACCTGTACGGCAAAGTAAAACGGGCAGTCAAAGCGTCAGTCACCGCCTACGACGAAGACGGCGTAGAATTCAAACGCGACGGGCACGGACTTTTGGCACAAGTGTTTCAGCACGAAATTGACCATTTAAACGGCATACTGTTTACCGATAAAGCAAAAGACATTGAAGAGGTTTTGCCGGAACACCCTACAATCACTCCTTCGCATGAATAA
- a CDS encoding cupin domain-containing protein — translation MKGYVSNIEKESLENSDFRRVLYTAKNSQLVLMNLKPGEDIGEEVHTLDQFIRVEAGEGKAVLNGVEHVIADGSAVVVPAGVKHNVINAGSADMKLYTLYSPPEHQDGTVRKTKAEALSNEEHFDGRTTE, via the coding sequence ATGAAAGGTTATGTTTCAAACATTGAAAAGGAATCTCTTGAAAATTCCGATTTCCGACGTGTGCTGTATACGGCAAAAAACAGTCAGTTGGTTTTGATGAATCTTAAACCAGGCGAAGATATCGGAGAAGAAGTTCACACCCTTGACCAATTTATCAGAGTTGAAGCGGGAGAGGGGAAAGCTGTGCTTAATGGTGTGGAACATGTAATTGCCGACGGGAGTGCGGTTGTTGTGCCTGCGGGTGTAAAACACAATGTCATAAATGCGGGCAGTGCGGATATGAAACTGTATACTCTTTATTCACCCCCGGAACATCAAGACGGTACTGTCCGCAAGACGAAGGCCGAGGCTCTGTCAAATGAAGAACACTTCGATGGCAGGACCACGGAGTAG
- the murA gene encoding UDP-N-acetylglucosamine 1-carboxyvinyltransferase — MKDQFLINGLGGKRVLSGTVSIRGSKNAILPIMASSILFEHPISAENVPHIEDVSRMLELLEDLGAKNSQDSVKRTLLLFGNEVKKSFLNVEIAKRLRASIILSGPLLSRFKKVSFPYPGGCVIGKRPIDLFLQGFKKMGAKVSEKDDQFSLVAPNGLSGAEIFFKVQSVTATETFLMAAILASGKTVLRNVALEPEVESLALFLKENGAHIEGIGTTTLTVIGGGLLTQKKPYITIPDRIEAGSFLILGAITSNDLTIAHCNPNHLLSLIETLSECGVKLETGEDFIRVRGVKKIPEGQIQIRTHEYPGFPTDLQAPLAVFLTQLETESVIFETIFEGRLGYMEDLKQMGAHITVWDSQRALIKGKTPLKNRELYGPDIRAGLAYIIAAIVAKGTSVINNVYYIDRGYERIEERLSSIGVNITRTVGPQSKNIK, encoded by the coding sequence ATGAAAGATCAGTTTCTCATTAACGGACTCGGTGGGAAGCGAGTATTAAGCGGCACTGTTTCAATTAGAGGCTCAAAAAACGCAATTCTTCCTATTATGGCTTCTTCCATTCTTTTTGAGCACCCGATATCCGCCGAAAATGTTCCCCATATTGAAGACGTCTCCCGCATGCTCGAATTACTTGAAGATTTGGGTGCAAAAAATTCCCAAGATTCGGTGAAACGAACTCTCCTGCTTTTCGGAAACGAAGTAAAAAAATCTTTTCTTAATGTAGAAATAGCAAAACGTCTCCGTGCGTCAATCATACTTTCCGGCCCGCTCCTTTCCCGTTTTAAAAAAGTTTCCTTCCCGTATCCGGGCGGATGCGTGATAGGTAAACGACCCATTGATTTGTTTCTTCAGGGATTTAAAAAAATGGGGGCAAAAGTCTCCGAAAAAGACGACCAGTTTTCGCTTGTTGCACCGAACGGACTTTCCGGCGCGGAAATTTTTTTTAAAGTGCAAAGCGTAACGGCGACCGAGACATTTCTTATGGCCGCAATTTTGGCTTCGGGAAAAACGGTTTTACGCAACGTCGCTCTGGAGCCTGAGGTGGAAAGTCTTGCCCTTTTTCTTAAAGAAAACGGCGCGCACATTGAAGGAATCGGCACGACGACGCTTACCGTTATCGGAGGGGGACTGCTTACACAAAAGAAACCCTACATCACGATTCCCGACCGAATTGAAGCGGGGAGTTTTCTTATCCTTGGCGCGATTACCTCAAATGACTTGACCATCGCACACTGCAACCCGAACCATCTTTTGTCGTTGATTGAAACTCTTTCGGAATGCGGAGTAAAACTTGAAACAGGAGAAGATTTTATCCGCGTGCGGGGAGTAAAAAAAATCCCCGAAGGGCAAATCCAAATTCGTACTCACGAATATCCCGGATTCCCAACCGACCTTCAGGCCCCGCTTGCCGTTTTTTTGACACAACTGGAAACCGAGAGCGTTATTTTTGAGACTATTTTTGAAGGGCGTCTTGGTTACATGGAGGACCTCAAGCAGATGGGAGCGCATATCACCGTGTGGGATTCCCAGCGTGCGCTCATTAAGGGGAAAACCCCTCTTAAAAACAGGGAATTGTACGGTCCGGACATCCGGGCGGGCCTCGCCTACATCATTGCCGCCATAGTTGCAAAAGGGACTTCGGTTATCAATAATGTTTATTACATAGACAGGGGGTATGAACGCATTGAAGAGAGGCTGTCTTCGATTGGCGTCAACATTACACGTACGGTTGGTCCGCAGAGCAAAAATATTAAATAA
- a CDS encoding YbhB/YbcL family Raf kinase inhibitor-like protein — translation MKRYGMPLVAIVFLVGMFVFLVWEKLVLPDIGQNERSSSLVSDLNTMSTFTLKSEAFEHNSEIPSLYTCDGENINPPLKIEGVPEGTQSLALIVDDPDAPRGVFTHWIMWNIPAGTTGIEEDSIPEGSTGITTAGTKGYRGPCPPSGAHRYFFKLYALDTTLSLPEGAERETLEKGMEGHILEETHLMGLYRREEEAY, via the coding sequence ATGAAACGATATGGCATGCCGCTTGTCGCGATTGTGTTTCTTGTCGGAATGTTTGTTTTCTTGGTGTGGGAAAAACTTGTCTTGCCGGATATCGGGCAAAACGAGCGGTCATCTTCTCTCGTTTCAGACTTAAACACCATGTCAACGTTTACTCTTAAAAGCGAAGCGTTTGAGCATAACAGCGAAATTCCTTCGTTGTATACGTGCGACGGGGAGAATATAAATCCTCCTTTGAAAATTGAAGGAGTCCCTGAAGGCACGCAGTCCCTTGCGCTTATTGTCGATGACCCGGATGCTCCGAGAGGTGTTTTTACGCATTGGATAATGTGGAATATTCCTGCGGGCACGACCGGTATCGAAGAAGACAGCATCCCGGAAGGCAGCACCGGAATAACAACGGCCGGTACCAAGGGATATAGGGGACCATGCCCTCCTTCCGGCGCCCATCGTTATTTTTTCAAATTGTACGCGCTTGACACGACACTTTCTTTACCCGAAGGCGCGGAGCGGGAAACGCTTGAAAAAGGCATGGAAGGACACATATTAGAGGAAACTCATCTTATGGGCTTATACCGCCGGGAAGAGGAAGCGTACTGA
- a CDS encoding adenylosuccinate synthetase, with protein sequence MNRFFTDRCFVVKAFYMANSNLRQCIPTEMGGRKSARWCAGLVDRERDLKEFPTASLESKDEFELGAAIRIKADEYDALGRPLRIGWLDLALLRHALRNERREIILARAEVLNGCPEIRLCVGYRYEGTEPYYTGKRRGKETLSMQSEFYTAIPSNGVLEKCQAFYKRFPGWKCETDAVSSSKDLPKEFIEGITLLEKEAQVKVRAVSFGKNMEKIVPL encoded by the coding sequence ATGAACCGCTTTTTTACGGATAGATGTTTTGTCGTCAAAGCGTTTTATATGGCTAATTCCAATTTGCGGCAATGTATTCCCACGGAAATGGGAGGCCGGAAATCTGCACGATGGTGTGCAGGTCTTGTCGACAGAGAGCGGGATCTCAAAGAGTTTCCCACGGCAAGCCTTGAAAGTAAGGATGAATTTGAACTGGGCGCGGCTATTCGTATAAAGGCGGATGAGTATGATGCTCTTGGAAGGCCTTTGAGAATAGGCTGGCTCGACCTTGCCTTGTTACGTCACGCTTTGAGAAACGAGCGAAGGGAAATTATCCTTGCTCGGGCCGAAGTGTTAAACGGTTGTCCTGAAATACGATTATGTGTCGGATATCGTTACGAAGGGACGGAGCCGTATTACACGGGAAAACGCCGGGGTAAGGAAACACTCTCAATGCAAAGCGAGTTTTATACCGCAATTCCGTCAAACGGAGTTCTGGAAAAATGCCAGGCATTTTACAAAAGGTTTCCCGGATGGAAATGCGAAACGGACGCCGTCTCTTCCTCCAAAGACCTACCCAAAGAATTTATTGAGGGTATTACGCTTCTAGAAAAAGAAGCGCAAGTGAAGGTCCGCGCGGTTTCTTTCGGAAAAAACATGGAAAAAATTGTTCCTTTATAA
- a CDS encoding DUF1573 domain-containing protein has protein sequence MKTKDILIALFISIVALGALIVTNNISQNKKSQENQENKLSESFLVAQEKTFDFGTISMAKGPVTHEYVITNTGGRATLVRTLYTSCMCTQAALQTAEGTFGPFGMPGHGFIPAINAAINPQEQSRVIVTFDPAAHGPAGVGKIGRSIILENDSGAPVELRFTANVTP, from the coding sequence ATGAAAACGAAAGATATACTCATTGCATTGTTCATTAGTATTGTCGCTCTGGGGGCGCTTATTGTAACGAATAATATTTCTCAGAATAAAAAATCCCAAGAAAATCAAGAAAACAAATTATCCGAAAGCTTCCTCGTTGCTCAAGAGAAAACCTTCGATTTTGGAACCATTTCTATGGCGAAGGGCCCGGTGACACACGAATACGTTATTACCAATACAGGCGGGCGAGCAACCTTGGTGCGTACCCTATATACCTCTTGCATGTGCACACAAGCGGCACTGCAAACGGCAGAGGGTACATTCGGTCCCTTTGGTATGCCGGGCCACGGTTTTATTCCGGCTATCAATGCCGCAATCAATCCTCAAGAACAATCTCGCGTTATCGTTACTTTTGATCCCGCGGCTCACGGTCCGGCCGGCGTGGGGAAAATTGGACGATCAATTATCCTGGAAAATGACAGCGGAGCACCTGTTGAGCTTCGTTTTACCGCGAACGTAACTCCTTAA